GAGAGTGGTTGGGGGCTGCGGGTGGCGTGCGGTTGTTGCAGCCCTGTCTCTGGTCCCAGGTGAGAGGAGGCGTGGGGTTGgaggtgggtttgggtggtagGTGTGGGTTGGAGTGTGGGTGTCTGCGCTAGCGGCGCCTGGCACGTGTGAGGTTGTGGAGGTGCCGTAAAGAGGCACGAGCTTCGAGGCGGAGGTGGTCCCAGGCGCTGTGGCTGTGGGTGTGGAGGGAGGGGTGGGTGTCCCTGAAGTACTTGTTGATGGCGAGCCGCGGGCTGCGTGGTCCTTTGGAGAGCAGGGCGTTGTCGGGGAGGCGTTGCTCCAGGTGGTGGATGTGGTGCTGCAGTTTGTTGAGGAGGAGGTTGCGAGCGTGGCTGGGCCAGTGCTGGCGGGTGCTGTTGGAGCTGAGGGTGTGGAAGAGGCGCTGGAGGATGCGCagggcggtggcggcggctTGGTGCGGGCCGAGGTTGGGGTGGAGGAGGGTGTCGGGGAAGAAGGGCGGCTCTTGGAGgcggcagggctgtgtgtggctggGAGGCATGTCCTGGAGGAGGCGGAGTGCGTCGCCGGGGAAGGTGTCGTCGTGTGTCCAGAGGCGTTGGcaggcgaggaggaggagtaggagcgGCGTGCGGCAGCCgtggctgtgtggctgtggg
Above is a window of Lonchura striata isolate bLonStr1 chromosome Z, bLonStr1.mat, whole genome shotgun sequence DNA encoding:
- the LOC144248212 gene encoding interferon-like, with translation MKGKLPPYKAGSAPATATSSTTEPHRAPPAQHHPTAPADPAWLCPQPHSHGCRTPLLLLLLACQRLWTHDDTFPGDALRLLQDMPPSHTQPCRLQEPPFFPDTLLHPNLGPHQAAATALRILQRLFHTLSSNSTRQHWPSHARNLLLNKLQHHIHHLEQRLPDNALLSKGPRSPRLAINKYFRDTHPSLHTHSHSAWDHLRLEARASLRHLHNLTRARRR